AAGGGAATGGAAAGAAGGTAGATGCGCCATCCGATTGTCCTTCTCCCATCGGCTAAGTGTTTTAACTGAGATCCCAGCCCGCTCTGCCACTTCTTTCTTTGACAAGCCCTTGTTCTCCCTCGCTTGTCTAAGAGTAAGCTCCATCTTTGGTTCCCTCATTTAATCGCCTCCTTAAACTTAATACCTACTTGCTGAGAAACTTGCCTAAAACAAATCTTCAACAATCTCGGGCGGCCATAGCTGGTCTTCAATCACTTCTTCACCGGTGGTAATGTCGAAAATGCTTTTCAGAAAAAGATAATTCCCGCAACCAGTACGTAAAATAACTTGTTTGACTTTAAGTTCCTTAATCTCGTATTCACGAAGTTTTTTCGCTCCCCAAATCATTTCCTCATTAATTTTTTGCTCTAACTTATTGTGCCACATTTTTACACCTCCTTTACCACTCATAATAAGCCTGCTCTGCTTCTGCCTGAGTGTTCCGGTCAAACCGCCGATACATCGCTGTGGTTAGGTCGTTAATCTGCTTCCTGTTCATCCCTAGATCGGTTGCCGCCATGATCGCATATCCCAGAGCAGCTGCATTACTCCACTCTCCCACGCCTAAACCCCTGATAATCAGAGCGCTAAGTACATTCTCAATATTTCCATTGCCTGCTAAGGCTTTTACTTCGCTCCAAGAGTGATGTGGGAGAGTAATAGTGACTTGACGGGTTTCCTTCTTAGTATTCGTTCCCAACAATTGTTTTAGGCCTCCATTCTTTTGTAATTTCCTTAAAAACCACGAAAGCCAAAGGGTATTCAATCTTAACGTCAATGATGTTCCCTGGATCCTTGGTGGAAAGGAACTCGTTT
The DNA window shown above is from Thermicanus aegyptius DSM 12793 and carries:
- a CDS encoding helix-turn-helix domain-containing protein, translating into MREPKMELTLRQARENKGLSKKEVAERAGISVKTLSRWEKDNRMAHLPSFHSLLRVLNISGDHIYIGKEEDGLRLQQEYLKKYMETELNSAVK